From Faecalicatena sp. Marseille-Q4148:
ATTCATCTCTTGAATCAGTTCTTTCACTTTCTGAAGCTGGCAATTCAATTGCTGTATTGACGCTTTTCCACGGCGGTCATGGTGATGGGGCGTCGCAACAATTGCGCGTATTCCTTCTTGATAAGCGATTTTTAACATTTGTTCCGTATCTTTTAGATTTTTTGCACCGTCATCAACTCCCGGTAAAATGTGGCAATGCATATCAATGTATTTATTCATTTTCATTTTATTCTCTATAAATCTTCTCCAATAGCAAACGTTTCTTCTATCTGCTGCTTCGTCTTCAGTACAGCAGCCGAATATCTTCCCATAATCAGTACAACTTCTCCGTCTTCCACAAGATATTCCTCATACTCTGTAGTATAGCCTCTGTCATAAGTATACATCAAGCGGTACATTTTCCCTTTTTCCGGAACTTCTGCTCTCCAGACAGGAATTGTCACTTCTTGAAGTTTTTTGCTGTTATTGACAACTATTATAATCTGTTCGTTCTCTAAAAATCTAGAAAATGACAAAATATGTTCATTCCATGTCAATATTTGCAGAGAGCCGCTGGTAAGGGCCGGATAATTCTTGTGGATTCTGATCATTTCCCTGTGGAAGTCCAGCATGAGCTTATCTTCCCGTCCCCACGGATATGTTCTTCGATTATCCGGATCTGTAAAGCCGCAAAGCCCGGCTTCATCTCCATAATAAAGTGTCGGCGCTCCGATCCAGGTCATCTGCATAACAACTGCTTCCCGCATAACTGCCGGATTGATATTTTTATTTGCAGCCTCCGGTCCGAGATTCTGTACACGTCCTACCCAGTGATTCGTTCTTGTCAGAAATCTTGAATGATCGTGATTGGAAAGCTGATTCATCGCCACCATCAGGGACGGCATCATCATACTGCTCATATGATGTTTCATCACATTGACAAAGTTATCTGAATTATTCAAAAGATCCTGACGGAATTCATCACTGTGTTTCTCCATTCCGGTAAGGAACCATGTTACCGGTTCCATAAACGCATCATAGTTCATAACAGTGTCCCACTCATCTCCCTGAAGCCATTCCTGTGGATCTCCGTAATGTTCCGCCAGAATAATCGCTTCCGGATTCGCCTCTTTCACTGCTTTTCGGAACTTTTTCCAAAATTCATGGTTATAATCATTGGTTTTGCCGAGATCTGCCGCCACATCAAGGCGCCAGCCATCCGCACAAAACGGTTCAGACACCCATTTTCTTCCGACATTGATAATATAATCTTCCAGTTCCTGCGACTGTTCATAGTTTAATTTCGGAAGTGTGTTGTGGCCCCACCAGCCTTCATAATTGTCATTGTCCGGCCAGTTTTCAGATTCTCTGCTGTAAAAATTAAAATAATTTCTGTATGGACTTTTGGAAGAAATGTATGCACCTGGTTCATAACCTTCTACATTATGATAAATATATTCCCGATCCATCCATTTGTTAAAAGAGCCACAGTGATTAAAGACTCCATCCAGAATAATTTTCATTCCTCTTTTATGGACTTCCCGGATCAGCTCTGCAAGATATTCGTTGCTGGCTTCCAGATTTTCCTTATCCGTTGTCCTTAGACGATACTTCCCGGCAGAACAATTATTTCCTTCCCAACCCTGCAGCAGATTCCCGCCATCATTTTTAATAACGGCAATATGCGGATCTACATAGTCATAATCCTGTGTATCATATTTATGGTTGGAAGGTGACACAAAAATCGGATTGAAATAAATAACGTCTACACCCAGTTCCTGAAGATAGTCCAGCTTCTTCATCACTCCCTGCAGATCGCCTCCGTAAAATTCTCTTACATCCATGCTGGCAGGATACTGATACCAGTCTGTTACCCGGATGCTCTTGTCTCCCAGATACATATATTCGCCGGTTTCTACATCATTATCCGGATTCCCATTACAAAAACGATCTACATAGATCTGATACATGACAGCGCCCTTTGCCCATTCCGGTGTGGAAAATCCGGGCGCTATCATAAAATAATAATCATCAATCACCTTTTCTGACGGACCGCATTGCTGATAGTAGATATGCTCACTGCCGCTTTTAATCTCGAAACAGTATCGGAATTGGTCTTTTCCAAGCTGATAATTGACGGTATAGTAATCAAAAAGCCCCCGGCTTACTTCCTTATGCATCAGATATCTGCTCTTTTCTGTCACAAGCCACACTTCATCCGCATCATTCTTAGCAGTACGAAAGCGGATGGTTACTATCTCATCCGCCTGTGGCTCTGCCGGGTTTATATAATTGCCGGTTCCGTCGCTGTAAAGTGCCTCTTTATTCATACGCTATCCCTCTGCTCTGTCCGGAGTTTCAAATAATGCCTCAAATTCTTCTCTCGTAATCTTTTCTTTCTCCATCAAAAGCGCTGCACAAGAGTGAAGTACCGGCATATACTCGTCCAGAAGCTGTTCTGCATGACGGTAGCATCCGTCAATGATATTTTTCACTTCCGCATCGATTTCCCCTGCGATCCGCTCTCCATAACTGCGTGCCGCATGTGCCAGATCCCGACCGATAAATACCTCGTCACTGTCATCATCGTAGTTGATCGTTCCAAGTCGCTCGGACATACCGTATTTCGTTACCATTGCTCTCGCTGTCGCTGTTGCCTGTTTAATGTCCTGTGAAGCTCCCGTTGTAATATCGCCGAAAATCTTCTCCTCGGCAATACGGCCGCCTAATGATACTGTAATATCCTGCAGCATTTTGCCTTTCGTCAGAAACATTTCATCCTGCTCCGGAAGCGGCATCGTATATCCCGCTGCCCCTGCTCCGGTCGGAATAATGGAAACACTGTAAACCGGTCCCACATCCGGAAGCACATGGAACAGAATCGCGTGGCCTGCCTCATGGTAAGCTGTAATTCTCTTTTCTTTGTCAGAAATCACACGGCTCTTCTTCTCTGCTCCGATTCCTACTTTCACGAAAGAATGGCGAATGTCTGCCTGTGTAATATACGGACGGCTGTCCTTCGCCGCATAGATTGCCGCTTCATTGAGAAGGTTCTCAAGATCTGCACCGGTAAATCCTGCTGTTGTCTGTGCGATCTGCTTCAGATCCACATCATCTCCAAGCGGTTTCCCCTTCGCATGCACTTTCAGAATCTCCTCACGTCCCAGTACATCCGGACGTCCTACAACAACTTTTCTGTCAAATCTTCCCGGACGAAGAATCGCCGGATCGAGGATATCGACACGGTTCGTTGCCGCCATTACGATAATGCCTTCATTGACTCCGAAACCGTCCATCTCAACAAGCATCTGGTTCAATGTCTGTTCCCGTTCGTCATGGCCGCCGCCCATTCCGGTGCCGCGCCGTCTTGCAACTGCGTCAATCTCATCAATGAACACGATACATGGAGCATTTTTCTTCGCATCTTCAAACAAATCCCGGACACGGGAAGCTCCAACACCGACAAACATCTCTACAAAGTCAGATCCTGAAATACTAAAGAACGGAACACCCGCTTCTCCGGCAACTGCTTTCGCAAGCAATGTCTTACCGGTTCCCGGAGGTCCTACAAGAAGTACTCCTTTCGGAATTCTTGCTCCGAGCTGTGTGTACTTTGTTGGATCCTTCAGGAAATCAACAATCTCCTCCAGCTCTTCTTTCTCTTCTTTCAACCCTGCAACTTTATCAAAATTAACTTTCTTATCTTTATCTGTGCTCATCTTGGCGCGGCTCTTCCCGAAATTCATTGCCTTCGCGTTCGCACCGCCTCCTGCCTGCCGATTCATCAGCAGAAATACAACAAGCACTGCTACGATGGAGATTCCCATCGGAAGAAGTACTGTCGTAATCCAGCTTTCTTCCGGAACACTCGTGACGATAAAATCAATCTTTTCTTCTTCCAGCTGCTCCTGCACTTCGTTGACATTAGACACGTTCAATGTCTTTGTCTCTCCGTCATCCAACGTAAAGACGATCTGTCCCGTTGGGATAGAACGGTCCTGATTAATTACTGCGCGCTGAATAGATCCACTTTCAAGCGCCTCCTGATATTCACGATAAGTAAATTCCCGATCCCGGTTCTGCGCCTGATTTGTAAACCAGAACACTGCAAACAGCGTCACCAGGAACAAAATAAAGGTCGCACCCCCAAATCCTCTGTTCTTATTACTGTCCAATTTGCTGCTCCTTCCTATTCAATTCCTTCAACAATACCGATATACGGCAGATTTCTGTACTTCTGTGCATAATCCAGACCATATCCTACGATAAACTCATCCGGAATCACAAATCCTGTATAGTCTACCTTCACTTCTCTGACACGGCGATCCGGTTTGTCAAGCAATGTGCAGAGTTTCATGCTCTTTGGTCCTCTCTTAGCAAGGATCTCAAGCAGATAAGATAATGTTCTTCCGGAGTCAATAATGTCTTCCACAACAAGAACATCCTTTCCCTCCAGACTTTCGTCAAGATCTTTTGCAATCTTTACGACACCGCTTGATGTTGTTCCATCTCCGTAGCTTCCCACACTCATAAAATCCATTGAAACCGGAACAGTGATTCTCTTAGCAAGTTCACACATAAAAAATACTCCGCCTTTTAAAACACAGATCAGATGTACCTGCTTTCCTGCATAATCTTCACTAATCTGTTTGCCCAGCTCTCTGATTCTCGCATCAAGTGCAGCTTCTGAAATAAGTTCTCTAATTGTTTCTGACATCTTTTTCTCCTCCATGTATCGTGATTTCTAAAATTCTTTCTGTTTCTTCTAAGACATATGCCGCGCATCCCCTGCGATGCCCTGCTATCCACAGCACATGACTTCCCTGTGCAACAAGCCAGATCCGGTCTCTCTCTTCTTTTGGAATCTTTTCATTAATAAAATAAGATTTCAATTTCTGCTTTTTCCCGGACTTATCAATCATAATATAATCTCCGGGACGCCGTTTTCTGACTATTACAGTATCTTTTATTATATCATAATCAAACCATTTCGTATATATATTATCTGGCACATTTATAGCATCTGAGGAAGATTTTTCTATTAATTTTGCAGTAATAACGCTATTTTCTACTCTTAGCTGCATTCCCGGAACAATCGGATACGAAGCCTCTTTGCTGTCTGTTTCTCCTTTTCGTTCCCGCTGATTCTTTTCTTCCATTTTCTTAATGCAAATGCACGCTTCTTCATGCACGGCTGTCAGCCGATACGGCAAAGACAGTTTACTTCCCTTTTGCTGATCCCACATAGAACTCAACAGCTCTACATGCTTTTGACCGATATTTTTCTCACTCCCCGCCGCTTCCGCAATGACACGGTGGCAGAGCATATGAAAAATGACTTCCGCGAGCGCTGACTTTGCCGCTATGCGGATCATTACTTCCTCTCCCTCTATTTTCACATAGTCATCAAAGGCTTTCTCCACCTGAGTATTCATATAATCACTGATTTGCCGAAGCTGTTCCATTGTCTGATTTATATGCGCTACTGCTGCCGGATTTATTTCCTCTTCCAAATACGGTATCACACAATTGCGAAGTTTATTTCTTGTGTAAATATTTTCAAAATTAGTTGCATCTGTACAGTAGGATATCTGTCTCTCTTCCAGGTACATTTCAATTTCTTTTCTTCCGACACACAAAAGCGGCCGGATCATGCTGTCGGACACCGGACGCATTCCGCCAAGTCCCTGCAGCCGGCTCCCTCTGATAAGATTCATGAGAAATGTTTCTGCATTGTCATCACTGTGGTGAGCCAGCGCAATTTTCGTTCCGCCATATAGATCCCGTTCTTTTTGAAACGCTTCCCGGCGTACTTCTCTCCCAGCCTCTTCTGTAGATTGTTTCCGTTTTTTCGCTTCTAATTCCACATCATAGTAATAAATTGTACAGGGGATTTTGTATTGTTCTGTCAGTTTCTTCACAAAAGCTGCGTCCGCATCTGCCGCTTCCCCACGCAGCCCATGATGCACATGCACTGTGCGGATTTGAAACCCAATCTCTTTTTGCAGATCCATTAATACGAAAAGAAGGCATACCGAGTCTGCTCCCCCTGATATGCCTGCAATTACAATATCTGATTGTTCCAGCATATGATATTTCTTCACATATGCTCTGATTTTTTCTATCATAACTTTGGTCCTGTCATCTATGCAGTAATTCCTGCTCTATTATCATTATTAGATTCCAGTACAAATATAATGAATTTTCCGCTCAAAGTCAAGCTTCCCGCTTTCTGGCACATTTTCTTACACATTCTCCTATTCCGAATTCTCACATTTCAAATTCTAAGCATTCCAGATTCCGATTACGAGTACCGTCATGTCGTCAAGCGGTTTCTCTCCGGTAAAATTCAACACCTGTTCAAGAATATGTTCTGCCATCTCCGTTGGGTTCTGAATCTCTGTTCCTTTGATAATCGTTTCCAGCACAAGTTCCTGCTCACCTACCGGAAGCGCATCCATAACTCCGTCTGTTACCATTACTACTACATCCCCGCTCTCAAGCTGCCTTGTTACCGTATCAAATTCCAGATTCTGCACAACACCAAGCGGAAGACTTGTTGAGGTAATCCGTTCCACTTCTCTTCCGCATTTTACAAATGTCGTAGAAGCTCCGACTTTTACAAATTCACACACACCGGAATACATATCAAAGATGCTCATATCAATTGTAGAAAAACAGATTTCCTCCCGCCCCGCTACAAACGCTGTATTCATGAGCTGAAGCGCCATTTTATGCGGATATCCGGCTTCCAGAAGTTCCTCCAGAAGTTCTACCACACGGGCGCTCTCCCGAAATGCCTTCTCTCCCGATCCCATTCCGTCTGAGATTGCCGCTCCTTCCTTTCCTCCCGGCAGTTCCATCATAAGAAAATTATCTCCGGAAATCTTATCGCATCCCTTTCCGATCTTGGCAACACCCCGCAGCGAATAAAAAGAAGCGCTTTCCATACATACAACCGTGCAATATTCTTCCGGCAGGATCGGACGTTCATCTGCCTGAAGAATCAGATGTTTTCCTGTACAGGAAGACACAATCCTTGCTACCTCTTTTGTTGTAATACACTGATGCTTCATCGCCTTGATCGTAACATGGATTTCGTATCGCCCGTTTTCCGTTACAAAAAACAGGCTTTGAAGAAGACGTATACCGCTTTTCCGGAAACGATTCCGCAGTTTTTTCTCAAGATGCTCATCCCGAAAGATACTGGCTCCAATCTCCTTCGCCGCCTGTCTTACCACTTCTGTAAACAAATTCATTTGCTTTGCACAGCCCTGCCGGTTCTGCACAATCCGATTATTCCAAAGTAGCTCCTGTTTTGCACTTCCAAAGGCTTCCAGCAATTCTTCCAGCAGCTGCTCTGAAGCACAGCACCGCTTCTCAAGTTTCCGCTTCATTTCAATATTCAAATCTGCACCGTAATTCTCAATTGTCAGAAGAAGATCGTAAATAAACTGCCGCATCTCTGTCTGCCGTTCTTTCATACAAATCTCGTACTCTGCACAGGATGCGCACACCTTTCTATGTACCTGGTCGAGCATCTGTTCCACTTCTTCCGGTGCAAATGTTTCTTTCGTCCCTTCCAGACTCAGAAATATGCCGGACAGCTTCTGAAGTGATGCGGCAAATTTCTCAATCTGCTCTACATATGGGTTTTCCATCACCGTCATCTGCTCTTTCGTGTCTCTCATATTCAGTCCTCCTCATAAACAAAAGAAACTTCCGGAGACCTCTGTCTCCGGAAGTTATCTTTCGTAAAATTTATTAATCATATTTATTTTAGTTCTCTGGCTCTAATATAATCTCATCCGGATACACAAGTCCCAATTTCTCACGGGCAACTTCTTCCGTATATGAATCGGATCCTACATATTCTTCCAGATCGTCAATCTCATCCGCACGTTCTTTCGCTTCATCAATCTGACTCTGCAGCTCTTCCTGCTGCTCCTGATATGCGGCGTTCTTCGCTTTCAAGGACATATTTCCAACTACTACCACAACTACGAGAAAGAGCATGACTCCACTAATCATCAATATACTCTGTTTATGATGCAAAATACGCTTTCTCTGCTTTCTCGCGCGGCTCTTCTGCTTAATGCCTGCCATTGCATTCTCCCTTACTTTCTCTATCAGGTTATCCGTTATCATGTTTATATTAACGTCTTTTCCGGGAATGTTCAAGTGGTTTTCCCCTTTTTCCGGAAAAACAACCCTTCAGAATCCGACATATTTTCCCGATCCATGTCAGTATTCCATACCCGGCTGCTCCTCCAAGACATACGCCAAGCACAAAATACCACCGAATACTGCCGTCACAGGTAAGATACATTTCCCGAAATAAAAATAATGCTGTCCAAAACCAATATATAAGATCTTCTGCCGCAACAACTGCCATTTTGTGCTTCACAATTCTTCGGAAAATGCGAAGAGATGTATAAACGCCCCAAATAAAAAAACCGGTAAGAAGCGCATCTGCAAAAATCGCTGCCTCTCGTTCAATTCCTAAGATCATAGGCTATCGGAACAGCTTGGCAAACAAATTCTCACCCTGCTTGCCCACTGCATGAATTTCTGAATACGCGATACTGTCAATCGTCCCGGACAGATCAACTTCTCCTTTTTCCAGGCTCAGGCGGTTCACATGCAGATCACTTCCTTTTACCATCAGCATCCCCTGCTCTGTTTCAAGAAGGATCTCATTCAAGTCAAAGGAAAGCACATCCAACACCCCTGTTACTGTACTTGTTTTTCTATTATTGACAACTAGTTTGTGTGCTTTCTGAATCTGTCTTTCTTCCATAAATTATACACTCCCTCCACACAACATGTTCTTCTTTCCTAATTGTATGAAAGGTCGTCCGCATTTATGCCAGAAACTCTCTACAGATAGCGGAAGAGGTCTTTCGCCTCATCTTTCTTCGTTGTTTCCTGAATCTGCAGCACCTCTGCCTTTACCGTCTTTGTTCCAAACTGGATCTCAATCACATCGCCCGGTTTCACTTTTACAGAAGCCTTCGCTACCGTTCCATTCACAAGCACTCTTCCGGCATCACACGCTTCATTTGCCACTGTCCGGCGCTTGATCAGTCTGGATACTTTTAAAAATTTGTCTAATCTCATCTTTCTTTCTCCTAAAAAATGGCATTATAAGCTGCCTTATAATGCCATTTGTATTCAATCTATTCTCGAATCTTACTGGATTGCATCCTTGAATGCTTTACCTGGTTTAAACTTCGGTGACTTAGAAGCCGGAATTACCATTGTGCTTCCTGTCTGCGGATTTCTTCCTTCTCTTGCAGCTCTCTCGCTGACTTCAAATGTACCAAAACCTACAAGCTGTACTTTTTCACCTTTTTTTAATTCTTCTGCGATTACATCTACAAATGCTTTTAAAGCTTTTTCAGAATCTTTTTTTGATAATTCTGCATTCTCAGCGATTGCTGCAATAAGTTCTGTTTTATTCATGAAAATTCTTCCTCCTCTTGTTATAGAACTCTGGATATGATAAACAGCCCCGATTGGCTGAAGTACCAGCGTGTTAATATCTCTCTCAGTATAACCACGCGTTTTTCACTTTGTCAAGAAAATTCGCCTGTATCTGCACATTTTCCGGCTTTTTTCGATGATTTACAGCATTTCCTGAATCATTTCGAGAATCGTCTTTCCTAACTCTTCGGATTTGCTGTCTGCATCTGCCAGAGAAGAGCCTTTCACACCATAGTAGAATTTTACTTTTGGCTCTGTTCCGGATGGTCTTACACATACCCATGCCGCATCATTTAACTCATAATAAAGCACATTTGAGTTCGGCAGTCCCGTCGGCGCTGTCTTACCTGTTGCAAGATCCGTAATTGTATCTGCCTGATAGTCTCTCACTTTTTCTACTTTATATGCACCAAATGCTTTTGGCGGTTCTTTTCTAAGTGTTTCAAGAATCTCCTGAATCTTGGCAAGTCCTTCAATTCCTTTTAAAGTGATAGACTGGATATCGTCTTTGTAATATCCGTACTTCTCATAGGCATCGATCATAGCATCCCATAGCGTCTTGCCCTGTGTCTTATAGTAAGCAGCCGCCTCGCAGAGAGCCATTGTTGCAACAATCGCATCTTTATCTCTTGCATGTGTTCCGATCAGACATCCATAGCTCTCTTCAAATCCAAATACATACTCGCCTTTTCCGCTTGTCTCAAAGCCAAGAATCTGCTGTCCGATATATTTGAATCCTGTCAGAACTTCAATCAATCCGATGCCATTTTCTTTTGCAATGGCATCAGCCATATTCGATGTAACAATTGTCTTAATCAGATATCCGTCTTCCGGAAGTCCTTTTAATGCTTTTCTCTGTGTGATCTCATAATCTGCCAGCAGACAACCGGACATATTACCGGTAAGTACTTTATACTCTCCTGATACTGTATCTTTTACATAAACGCCAAGACGATCTGCATCCGGATCTGTTGCAAGTACAAGGTCTGCATCTACTTCTTTTGCAAGTTTTAGTCCGAGTTCAAATGCTTCTTTTGCCTCTGGATTCGGATAAGAGACTGTCGGGAAATTACCGTCCGGAAGTTCCTGTTCTTTTACTACATAAACATGCTCAAAACCAAGTTCTTTCAAAACACGTCTTGCCGGAATATTACCGGTTCCGTGAAGCGGACTGTAAACAATCTTCAGTTCGCTCTTCATCTTGTCAATGGCATCCTGATGAAGTACCTGCTTCTTCAGCTCGGCGATATATGCATCGTCAATTTCAGAGCCGATCACAATATACAGATTCTTTTCCTTTGCTTCTCCAAGGCTTACTGTCTTACATTCATCATGGCGCTCGATTGCATTCACCTCATCCATGATTCCTTTATCATGCGGCGGTGTAATCTGTGCTCCATCTTCCCAGTATACTTTATATCCATTGTATTCCGGCGGGTTATGGCTCGCTGTAATATTAATTCCGGCAATACATCCAAGTTTGCGCACTGCATAAGATAACTCCGGTGTCGGACGAAGTGATTCAAATACATATGCTCTGATTCCATTTGCCGCAAGACAGAGAGCTGCCTCATCTGCAAATTCAGGAGACATCCGACGTGAATCGTAAGCAATCGCTACTCCCTGTTCCTGTGCGCCCTTCTTGATAATATAGTTCGCCAATCCCTGTGTTGCCTTGCGGACCGTATAGATATTCATCCGGTTTGTTCCTGCCCCTATAATTCCCCGAAGTCCTGCCGTTCCGAATTCCAGCTCCTTATAGAAGCGCTCCTTAATCTCTTTATCATCTTCGGAAATCGCCTGTAATTCCGCTTTTGTCTCTGCATCAAAATATGGATTCTCAAGCCATTCCTGATATTTTTTCTGATAGTCCATTGTAATCAACCTCCTGGATTCCTTTCTTATGCGAATTCTCGCTTTCTCTTACCGTTAGGTAAATGTCTAAAGATAGTTTTATTATACACCACTTACCTATAAATGAAAAGAAAATATGTCCCCTAAAAACTGCTTTTTCTCCTTTGTTTCCTGGACAGAAAGTACCAGTTTCTCGACACTTTTCTGTGGAATCCTTGCTTTATTTGACTGATAATATGTATTGGCTGCTTTAAAAAATTTCTCCGGATACGCAAGACGCAGCGCCAGGTATTCCATTTCTTCCCCGGAAAGCGGATGGATCCTCGTATAAGAGCGGATGATCTGCTCTCCCAGATGTCTGTCCCAATGATTCTTTTCCATAATCTTACGCATGAAATAGTAAAGATCTCCCGCCTGAATATCAATTCTAAAATCATCAAAATTCACAGTAGCGATCCCCTCTGAAGTCATAATCAGGTTATGATAATTATAGTCTCCGTGCACAAGCGTCCGCTTCCTTTTACTTTCCTCATAAAGCTTCCGGCACTCCTCTGCCTTCCCTGTGACTTCTTTCGCAAATGCATACATTTCTTCAAAGCAGCTCAAAAACAATAACTCAAATTCATTCTTTGCCGGGCGTTTCCGTATAAAACCTCTGATCTTGCGAAGTTTCTGGTTGTATCTTTGAAGTTCCTCCTCCGGTTTCGTACCAACCGGTACGTCGCCCTGAAGATTGTCTGTCGGTTCTGCAAGCACATTATGCAAAAATGCCAGATTTTTTACTGCCTCTGTAATCTCATACTCTTTCTGTACATTGCATTCCCTGCCTGCAAACCATTTCTTTACAAGATAAACCGTTCCGTCTTCCAGCTTCGAAACAAATGCTCCTTCTTTATTGGCGATCGGATTATCCACTAATCGGCATCCACCCGCCCGCAAATGCAGACAGAGGCGGTCCATACTCTCCGCCCGCCTCTCAGACATTCCCGTGTTCTGCACTATGCAGAGCCCACGGTCTGTATCGAGCAGAAAGCTGTTCCGCCCCCGCTTTATATTCTTCACTTCTATATCATATTGTTCCAAAACTTCTAATTCATACTCTTTCATACTTACCTCCAGAATTCTTACTTCGTTCCCTCTAATGTATGAATTCGTCCCGATAAGTATGACTCAACCACAAGAACAGTCCGCGCCTGCCTCTTAGATCAGTTTCAGCAGTTCGTCCTTTGTGTTTTTCCCCGGATCCGAAAGGACTGCATCAAGAAGCTTCTCTAACGTCTCTCCAACGGCTTTTCCCTGTTGGATTCCGGCTTCTATTAAATCTTTCCCAGTCACTGCAAGCGTTTTCAGCGACACACAGTCTCCCTTCTCCAACGTCTCATGATAATACTGTTCTACCAGAGCAAGATTTTCCATCTTCTCTGCCCTTCGGTATTCACTTTGCCCCATCATATCTGCTCTTCGCAGTTCGATGTAATAAGGAAAAAGTTCTTCTCCGATGATTGCCATACTCCTGCGCACATTTTCCGGAGTCGCCTTCGTCTTATAATGATAATCGTGATATAAAACAAGCTTGCATACATTTCGCAGCGTATAGTTGTCGAATTTCAGCCGTTTCAAAATAACCCTCGTCATTTCCTCGCTACGTTTCCCATGTCCTGTAAAATGCGCCACACCTTCTGCATCAATACTTTTCATATCCGGTTTTCCAAAATCGTGAAACAGCGCTGCCAGACGGAGTATCCTGTCATTTCTCACAGCACAGATTACATGGATTGTATGCTCTCCCACATTACAAAAATGATGCGGTGTTTCCTGCGTGGTATCCATCAGACGATCAAATTCCGGAAGGATCACTGCCGTAATCCCAAGCTCATATGCCTCCCGGATCAATTCCGGATGCGGCGATGTCATTAGCTTCACTAATTCTGTCTGGATTCTCTCCGCACTAATCTGACGCAGATTGCCTGCAAGTGCTCTGATTGCTTCTTTTGTCTCTTTCTCGATTTCAAATCCAAGCTGCGCCGCAAAACGCACCGCCCGCATAATACGCAGTGCGTCTTCTCCGAACCGCTCTCTGGCACAGCCGACACAGCGGATCATTCCCTTCTCAAGATCTTCCATTCCGCCAAAAATGTCTACCAGCCCATCTTCATCATTGTACGCCATTGCATTAATCGTAAAATCCCGACGCAGCAGATCTTCCCTCAGATTTCTTGTAAACTGCACACTCTTCGGGTGGCGGCAGTCTTCATAATCGCCGTCTACCCGGTAGGTTGTCACCTCAAACCCTTCTCTGTCCATCAGGACGGTAACAGTGCCATGCTCAATCCCCGTATCTACCGTATGTGAAAACAGACTTTTAATCTCCTGGGGAGAGGCAGACGTGGTAATATCCCAGTCTCCCGGAACTCTTCCCAAAATAGAATCGCGTACGCAGCCCCCGACTGCGTACGCCTCAAATCCATTCTCTTGAAGTGT
This genomic window contains:
- a CDS encoding CotS family spore coat protein translates to MKEYELEVLEQYDIEVKNIKRGRNSFLLDTDRGLCIVQNTGMSERRAESMDRLCLHLRAGGCRLVDNPIANKEGAFVSKLEDGTVYLVKKWFAGRECNVQKEYEITEAVKNLAFLHNVLAEPTDNLQGDVPVGTKPEEELQRYNQKLRKIRGFIRKRPAKNEFELLFLSCFEEMYAFAKEVTGKAEECRKLYEESKRKRTLVHGDYNYHNLIMTSEGIATVNFDDFRIDIQAGDLYYFMRKIMEKNHWDRHLGEQIIRSYTRIHPLSGEEMEYLALRLAYPEKFFKAANTYYQSNKARIPQKSVEKLVLSVQETKEKKQFLGDIFSFHL
- a CDS encoding septum formation initiator family protein encodes the protein MAGIKQKSRARKQRKRILHHKQSILMISGVMLFLVVVVVVGNMSLKAKNAAYQEQQEELQSQIDEAKERADEIDDLEEYVGSDSYTEEVAREKLGLVYPDEIILEPEN
- a CDS encoding SpoIIE family protein phosphatase translates to MRDTKEQMTVMENPYVEQIEKFAASLQKLSGIFLSLEGTKETFAPEEVEQMLDQVHRKVCASCAEYEICMKERQTEMRQFIYDLLLTIENYGADLNIEMKRKLEKRCCASEQLLEELLEAFGSAKQELLWNNRIVQNRQGCAKQMNLFTEVVRQAAKEIGASIFRDEHLEKKLRNRFRKSGIRLLQSLFFVTENGRYEIHVTIKAMKHQCITTKEVARIVSSCTGKHLILQADERPILPEEYCTVVCMESASFYSLRGVAKIGKGCDKISGDNFLMMELPGGKEGAAISDGMGSGEKAFRESARVVELLEELLEAGYPHKMALQLMNTAFVAGREEICFSTIDMSIFDMYSGVCEFVKVGASTTFVKCGREVERITSTSLPLGVVQNLEFDTVTRQLESGDVVVMVTDGVMDALPVGEQELVLETIIKGTEIQNPTEMAEHILEQVLNFTGEKPLDDMTVLVIGIWNA
- a CDS encoding phospho-sugar mutase — protein: MDYQKKYQEWLENPYFDAETKAELQAISEDDKEIKERFYKELEFGTAGLRGIIGAGTNRMNIYTVRKATQGLANYIIKKGAQEQGVAIAYDSRRMSPEFADEAALCLAANGIRAYVFESLRPTPELSYAVRKLGCIAGINITASHNPPEYNGYKVYWEDGAQITPPHDKGIMDEVNAIERHDECKTVSLGEAKEKNLYIVIGSEIDDAYIAELKKQVLHQDAIDKMKSELKIVYSPLHGTGNIPARRVLKELGFEHVYVVKEQELPDGNFPTVSYPNPEAKEAFELGLKLAKEVDADLVLATDPDADRLGVYVKDTVSGEYKVLTGNMSGCLLADYEITQRKALKGLPEDGYLIKTIVTSNMADAIAKENGIGLIEVLTGFKYIGQQILGFETSGKGEYVFGFEESYGCLIGTHARDKDAIVATMALCEAAAYYKTQGKTLWDAMIDAYEKYGYYKDDIQSITLKGIEGLAKIQEILETLRKEPPKAFGAYKVEKVRDYQADTITDLATGKTAPTGLPNSNVLYYELNDAAWVCVRPSGTEPKVKFYYGVKGSSLADADSKSEELGKTILEMIQEML
- a CDS encoding spore cortex biosynthesis protein YabQ, with the translated sequence MILGIEREAAIFADALLTGFFIWGVYTSLRIFRRIVKHKMAVVAAEDLIYWFWTALFLFREMYLTCDGSIRWYFVLGVCLGGAAGYGILTWIGKICRILKGCFSGKRGKPLEHSRKRR
- the yabP gene encoding sporulation protein YabP; amino-acid sequence: MEERQIQKAHKLVVNNRKTSTVTGVLDVLSFDLNEILLETEQGMLMVKGSDLHVNRLSLEKGEVDLSGTIDSIAYSEIHAVGKQGENLFAKLFR
- a CDS encoding HU family DNA-binding protein, whose protein sequence is MNKTELIAAIAENAELSKKDSEKALKAFVDVIAEELKKGEKVQLVGFGTFEVSERAAREGRNPQTGSTMVIPASKSPKFKPGKAFKDAIQ
- a CDS encoding RNA-binding S4 domain-containing protein yields the protein MRLDKFLKVSRLIKRRTVANEACDAGRVLVNGTVAKASVKVKPGDVIEIQFGTKTVKAEVLQIQETTKKDEAKDLFRYL